In a single window of the Leptospira sanjuanensis genome:
- a CDS encoding LIC_13387 family protein, which yields MKPKLLIRIAAIMLLIFAIGHSIGHFTRYNTTDPQALTVISAMQQTKIPMEGVTKSYDQFYSGMSLNLSIVLFSLTILLWFLSNLAESDPGATLKLLLPIFFCVAAFSVTGFLYFFAAPTLISSLGAISLLASIAILQKKS from the coding sequence ATGAAACCAAAATTATTGATTCGGATCGCCGCCATCATGTTGCTTATCTTTGCAATTGGTCATTCGATCGGTCATTTTACTCGATACAACACGACCGATCCGCAAGCGCTTACCGTTATTTCCGCAATGCAGCAAACAAAAATTCCAATGGAAGGCGTTACAAAATCATACGATCAATTCTATTCGGGAATGAGTTTGAACCTGAGCATCGTTTTGTTTTCGTTGACGATCCTTCTTTGGTTCCTATCGAATCTTGCAGAGTCTGATCCAGGTGCGACTTTGAAACTTTTGCTTCCGATTTTCTTTTGTGTCGCCGCTTTTTCAGTTACGGGTTTTTTGTATTTCTTTGCGGCGCCGACACTGATTTCATCGTTGGGTGCGATTTCACTTTTGGCGAGCATCGCGATCTTGCAGAAGAAGTCATAG